TATCGCTAAAAGCAAAACACTATTAGCGTCTAGGCGCGCACAACTACACAATAGCGTCGAGGTATTATGGAACGAAGCACAGCAACAGAATGCCTTTACCGATATACAGCTGGCTGATGTGTGGGCAGCAGCCTGTGAGGCAGCGAGAGAAGCCAGAGCCATGGTATCGGAGATTTATGCGGTCGCTGGTACGGTCTCGCTATATAAAAAACATAGAATAGAAAGAGCGCATCGAGACATTCATGCTATTTTACAACATGGTATCATGCAGCCACATTGGATGGAGCAAGCTGGCATGGCTTATGTCGGATTGACCCCAAATGCAGCCATGTTCAGAGTATAGAATTGCTTTTATAAAAATAAATAAGCCCTCATAGAATGAGGGCTTATTATCGCTTGGCTATTGAGCCAAAGAAAAACAAATCATTGGTAAAAATCATATAGTGACTACCAAATAGTGATTACCAAATAGTGATTACCAAATCATCACGCTGAAAACGTCTTCATGCTCATGTCGCAAAAAAGCAAGACATCTGATGCCTTGCTTTTTTATGACTAATTTTTATAACTAACAAATCACTTTACTTGATAGTAGGCTTGATTGCTTTAATCAAAATGGAAGCCTGCACCAATCGAGCCGCCAGCATTACCTTGGGTATCAGCGGTGCCGTTTACCTTCATGACCCAACGACCATCATTGGATAACTTCGAGAAGCCAATAGCAACTGCACTTTCCCCATTGTACGTTCCTATACCGCCACCGATTAAGGATTTACCAGCGATATAAGCTTGCGGTAGTGAAGACATTGCCATGGCGGCTGAGATACCAGCATTTGCATCGTCTTCGACTTCACCAATTTTATAACCTAGCTCATTCATGTTGTTGCCAAGTCTTTGACTAACAGCATCTAATTGACCCATATTCACAGCGTCTCTGGGCGCCATACCATCAGCCACATCAGTGATCTTGTTGCCAGCGGCGTTGATACCGCTTGCAGTCATACTAGGACCACCGACAATGCTGACGCCATTATTATTGATTGTCGTATTGCCAGTTTTGACGCTATCGATATTAATATCACCGTTTAGATCAAACTTAATACTACTGCCCGCTGCTGTTGTGGTGATGTTATTACCACCTGTGAAGCTGAGGACACTGCCATCGCCTACTGGTTTGTTGATGGTAGCACCGCTATCAGCACCAAAATTGAGACCCGCATCTATTTTATCCTTGTTCACTTTGATATTGGTCGTATTAGTGTCGATGTTTGCTTTATTCGTGGCAATATTCGTGGTATTGGTTTGGATATTGGTAGTGTTGGCTTGGATGTTTTCATTGATAACGACTTCTCCTTGCTTAATAGAAGCAATCGCACCGTCGATACTATTTTGACCAGTACCACCAATATTACTATTGGTAAAGGTACCATCTACAGGATTGTAGACTGTCTCACCGCCAATGATACTACTGATGCCACTACCTTGTGCATAGAGCTGACCACCATTGATGGCATCTTTGCTACCTTCAGAGACATCGCCATTCACAACGTTTGTAATCTTAGTGTCAGCAGCATTGATGCCCGCTTTGGTGACACTAGGTCCACCTGTAATAGTCAGCCCATTATTATTCATAATGGTATCACCCGTCGTTACGCTATCTAAATTCAGGTCTGGGTTTAAATCGAAGCTAATGTCATTGACGCCTGCCAATGGTGCAGCAGCACGTAGACCAGGGCTAACATTATTGTCCGCTGATCTAGACACTTTAATATTACCATCTGTGCTGTTTAGATCGATGGCGCTGCCTTGTTTGATCATAGTGGCAACATCACCCTGAGCCGTTAGTCCCCAACCTTGATCAAGGGCAAACGTCGTGGCATTCAACTGTCCGACAGTCGCCGCATCTGTATCTGCAATACCAGCAGCTACATTGGTGATTCTGTTAAAACCATTGTCAAGACCGCTACTGCTCAGTCTAACCGTTCTACCCGGACCATTATCGGTAAAGGTAAAGCCATTACTATTCATAATGCTATTACCAATCTGCATGCTACCCTCATTGCCTAAATTCAACTGGTTATTCAGTTTCACCTGAACACCCGTTGCCGAGGCCATCGTCGTAATGTTGCTATCACCAGTGACGTTGATGGTATCACCTAAAGCAAACTGCTGGTCGTTGGCACTATTGCCATCACCGATTTTGATGCCTTTGGCCACGAGACTATTGGTTGCTGACAATTGGTCGAAGTTTACCGCATCCTTACCTGTGGTCGCTTCTGCAACGTTAGTAATTTTATTGCCACCATTGTTCAGACCATTGGCTGAGATGCTGACACCGCTACCAAAGTTTGCGCTGTTAAGACCAGTTAAATCTTTCGCAAGTTTCACGGTCAATGTGCTGGTACCGTCAGCAACGACGCCAATGTTGTTGCCATTTGACAAGTCACTTGCCACGGTCGCGCCACCTTTGACTGTCAGCTTGTCACCAAGCTGACGATTAACGGTAGTACCCGTGTCACCATCGAAATCAAAACCTTTATCGATGGTCGTGGTCGTGGCTTGTAGTTGACCAAAGTTTACGGCATCGCTGGCTATTGTACCGTTAGCGACATTGGTAATTTGATTGCCACCATTGTCTAGCCCACTATTACTGAGTCTGACCGTTTGATTAGTCCCACCCATAAATGTGACACCATCAGCGTTGACGACTGTAGTTCCTGTGGTCAAGCTGGTTGAGACTAAGTCGGCAGCAGTAGCAACTTTGATACCGCCATTGTCAGCGGTCAAGATAATATTGTCACCAGTAATAAAGTTGGCTGTATTATTGTCTTTATCCAAAGTCTTGACATCAGCACCATTGATTTGTGTCACTACCGTTTGCATCGCACTATCGGCTTTTACCAAGCTTGCCTTACTACCTTCGCTTAGATCAACTTGATAGTCGGTGATATTGGTATCAGGATCTTTGACACTAGTGCTAACTGTTAGTGCATTAGCATCTGCAGTAGAAACACTGGCGCCATTGGCATTGACAGTATAGACATCCTGTCCAGTATCGCTATCGGTTGAAAAGTCAACACTGGCAACATTCGTACCTTTAACTACTTTGGTTCTCGCTCCTGCGGCTGCCATCTGTACATCACCGATGTTTGCTGCATTGGTTACTGTATTACCACCGCTTTTTACGCCCTTGATCTGGGTGTCGTTGGCATTGATACCAGTAGTAGAGATACTAACACCACCAAAATCTGCACTAGTGAGGCCCGTTAAAGTTGGAGACAGACCGAGAGCAATTCCATCACCCGTTGATAAGCCAGTGGTGGTTAAATTGCTGTCCGTATCAAACTTAATTTCTTCACCCAAGGCGAAGGTTTTTTTAAGAGTGCCGCCGCTACTTGCATCATTCACGTTAAACTTGATGCCTTTAGCAATATTGTCAGTATTGGTACCAATATTGGTGGTATTGGTTGAGATGTTGTTAGTATTGGTCATGACATTAGTATTAGTCGTTTCTAGCTGACTAAAATTCACCGCATCTTTTGCGTTAACCCCATCATCAACGTTAATAACTCTCTTATTACCCGCATTGACCCCGCTTTTGGTGATGCTTGGGCCATTTAAAATGGTCAGACCATTGCTGGTTAACGTGGCATTGGTAGGGTTAAATATGCTTCCACCCGTTACTGTGACACCTGTACCACTAACGGTAGTGACGCCAGTAAGTACGCCGCCAGTGACAATACCTAGACCATTGACCGTTGTACCGTTTAATAAGTTGCCAGTGCTAACGCTGCCTGTTGTACCTAGGTTTAGGTTGTCATTGAGCTCAACTTCGATTTTGCCATTTTTTACTCGGGTGTCGATGTTGCTGTTAGAGCCAACCACCTCTACAGCTTGTCCCAATGGTTTCTGTACTGTATTACCATCAGCGGCTTTTAATGCAAAGCCTGAGGTGGATACGCCAGTAATGGCACTATTCAAATCACCGATGTTTGCTGCATTGGTTTCTGTTGTGCCACCGCTAGCCACTCCTGAGATGACTTTATCACCAGCATTGATACCAGTAGATGAGATACTAACGCCGCTATTAAAGCTTGCACTATCCAGACCTGTTAAGTTGTTGGCTAAGCCAAGTTTGATTCCATCACCCGTTGATAAGCCGGTAGTGGTTAAATTGCTATCCGTATCAAACTTAATTTCTTCACCCAAGGCGAAGGTTTTTTTAAGAGTGCCGCCGCTACTTGCATCATTCACGTTAAACTTGATGCCTTTAGCAATATTGTCAGTATTGGTACCAATATTGGTGGTATTGGTTGAGATGTTGCTAGTATTGGTCGTGACTTGTTGGTTGGTATTAAATAACTGACCACCATTGATGGCGTCTTTGCTATTTAGACTGACCGTACCATTAGAAACATTGACGACCTTCTTATTACCCGCATTGACCCCGCTTTTGGTGATGCTTGGGCCATTTAAAATGGTCAGACCATTACTGGTTAACGTGGCATTGGTAGGGTTAAATATGCTTCCACCCGTTACTGTGACACCTGCACCACTAACGGTAGTGACGCCAGTAAGCACGCCGCCAGTGACAATACCTAGACCATTAACCGTTGTGCCGTTTAATAAGTTACCTGTGCTAACGCTGCCTGTTGTACCTAGGTTTAGGTTGTCATTGAGCTCAACTTCGATTTTGCCATTTTTTACTCGGGTGTCGATGTTGCTGTTAGAGCCAACCACCTCTACAGCTTGTCCCAATGGTTTCTGTACTGTATTACCATCAGCAGCTTTTAATGCAAAGCCTTTGTTAATAGTCGTGGTATTATTTCCGACCGCTTCATTGGTCGCATATAATTGACTACCATTCACTGCATCTGTACTAGCCGCAGTGACAGCTCCACCAGCGACGTTTTTGATCTGACGCTCAGATCCTACTACGCCCACGGATACTTGCGCACCCTCTCGTAGCATGCCCTTATCATCAATGACATTACCGGCGATATCATATACCACGCCACCAACTGTCATCGTCTTTTCAGAGCTTGCACTTGTTGCTGTTGTTGAGCCTGCACCTAAAGAGACTGAACCGTCTTTGCTCGCTGATGCACCAACACCGAACGCTGAAGAAGCCGTTCCCGAGGTATTGGAATGAACACCAACGGCTGTAGACAGATCACCTTTAGACAGCGATTTTGCACCAATGGCTATCGACGCAGCACCTCCAGCTTCGGTATTGACATCGTACTGATTGGTTTCTACCAGATCTTTACCTACATAGGATTTGAAAGCCTCGTTAACTGTGCCACTATTTAATGGTGACAATGGACTACCATCGATATTGGTTCTCGATGCAAAATTTAGATCATCACCGCCTATCGCGATCGAGGATGCCCCTCTAGACACAACATTAGCACCGATAGCAATCGACTGCTCACCACTTGCCATCGTCTGTTGCCCAAATTCTGAGCTACCAATCGCAATAGTTTGGCTGCCTGTGGCTTTTGCATTTCCGCCCAGCGCCATGGCGTTATAACCTGTCGCTCCGTCGTTATTAGCATTACCGACAGCAGCTGAGTCCACGCTATAATACTTGGTTTTATTATTAGCGACAGTATTCGACAGCCCCGTTAGCTGAGCCACATTGACAGCATCACTAGCACTACTGCCTGCTGCGACGTTTACAATCTGACGGTTGCCACCCGCTGCTCCTGTTCCTACAGAAACCGCGCCAAGCGTAACGCTGTCCGTCGCTTGGATGACTGAGCTATCTGCTCCTACTGGTACAAAACCACTGGCACCACCAGCACGATTTGCAATAGAGTTTGAACCTAATGCGATGCCATTTACTGCGTTAGATCGAGAGCCGACACCAAAAGCAAGACTGTTATCAGCGGTCGCTTTTGCATTACTACCAAAGGCAATCGTATCATTGCCAACTGCTTGAGTTTGTCCATTCGCTCTATAACCTACATTTGCTTGATCAGCCACTGTACCTGCATTTTCAAAATCAGTTGAACCAATCGCAATGCCACGTTTGCCTGAGGCAAGTGCTGAATGACCAACAGCTAAAGAGCCTTGACCCGTTGCTGAGGAGACATTACCAATAGCCTGAGCAAAGTCAGCAGTCGCTGCCGATTGACGTCCAAGCGCTAACGAGGTATTTCCATTAGAATACGCTGCCGCCCCAATTGCCACAGATGACCGACCAATGGCTTTTGCTTGAGTGCCTAGAGCAGTAGCGACGTCACCGGCTTCTGTCCCAGTGCCAATGGCGGTACTACCAGAATTGTTTTGTGAACCACCAGTCCAAGTAAACGACGGATTGCCTCTATCGACCAGATTGAAGTTTTGCCCAGCGTCCGCTTCACAGCCAATGGCAACCGAATAGCTGCCTTCAGCATTCGCTTCAGTACTGTTTGTATTACAAGAAGAAATTGCCGTACCAGATCCCGTACCACCGCCGACATTCACTTGCGCAAAAGCTTGCGGTGACATTGTAAATCCAGCCGCCAGCATCCCTATGGCGATCGTAGATAATCGGAAAAATTGGGTAGAAGAAAGATTAGAAGTCGTATTGATGGTCGCGTTTGCGCTCACGCTAGATTTGGAAGATTTGCCGCGCCCCTTTGCATATTCACCAACTGCGGTAAAACAGCTCAAGGCTTCATTCCATATTACTTTATAGATGCGGTTCATAGTGTGCACTCCCTTACAGACTGGTCAGATTTAAAAATCAGAGATAATATCCATCTTGCAGAGAGTCGATATCACAAAATAAAATACGTTATTGGCTGACAATGAGTAAATGTTTTTTGTTCATCATTTATCTTGTTAACCAACAACTAACACTTTTTATCTTGAAAAGCCCTAATCGCTCTCTCTATATATTAGTATTACCGAATATATAGAGAGAGACAATGCCGCTCATCGGGCATTTATTACCGTTCATCCAATTATATAACAAAAAATGAATATATAGATGTTTTTTGCTCCTTGCTTATATTGAATGCTCCCACTTTTTTGAAATAATCCGCTTTGAAACTTAATAAAACACACGCTTATACACACACTTTAGAGATGTTTTAAGCGCGTGTTCGCCACTTTATGCTGCTCTTAGTCCCCTTCAGAGTTAACAGGCAATGTTATTTGCATCACCAGCCCTTGGATATCATCTTGGCGATTATAGACATGAATCTGACCCTTGTGTGCCATTACCACGGCATGAACGATTGCCAGCCCCAACCCATAGCCACCCGTCTCACGATGGCGAGCCGAGTCAAGCCGTACAAAGGGCTGAAAAATACGCGCCAAGTCCTTATCCGCGATGCCACCACCCTCGTCTGTGATGCTGATTTGAAGTGCTGGCTTATTGCCTTCCATCTCCACTTTTTTAATGTCAGCAATGACTGTTGAATCAGAGGCCGTATGCATAAAAGCATTACGAATGACATTTTCAAGCGCACTATGCAGCTGTTCTTGATTGCCAAGCACTGTCCAAGGCGTTGTTGAATCAGTGGTAGATGAAGCGTCTGCCACCAATGCATGACTCGGCTGCCATTGCCAACGCACGTTTTTATGCTGAAACTCAAAACAAACGTCTTGTCCAATCTCACTGATGATGTCAGAAATATCAACTGCTTCGTTTTCTATATTGTCGATGGTATATTGCTGCATTTGTAGAGATTGAATATGAATGATTTGCTCAATCAACTCATTCATCCGCGCTGACTCTTTATCGATACGGTCGAGATAACGACTGGCATTCGGTGCAAAGTCGCGAGTCAGCTCAGTCGCCACATCAAGTCGCGCCAGTGGCGATCGTAGCTCGTGCGAGATATCACTGAGCATCTGTTTGCGTGCCAGCTCACTCTCAGCCAACCGTTTTGATAGTTTAGCCACGTCTTTTGCGAGTAAACCAAGCTCATCATCTCCCATTTTTGATAGGTCTGGGTGGGTCTGATAATCGCCATCAATCAGACGGTGTACGGTATTTTGTACACGGCGGATACGCTGAGTCATTGTACGGCTCAGCCAAATACAAACCAAGACGCTAAAAACGAGAATAAATAGCAAACGTATGGGAAAATTGCCACGTTGCAGCGCCATAACATCAGCAAAACGCAAATGCGGACGTAATTGTATAATGACAGACTGCTCATCTGGTAAGACGACCGTCACATCAGCCAGCTCAGGGCGACTGTCGAAATCAGCTAGCGTAGCGCTATTTGGCATCATCGGTTGCAGAATATGGTTTAAGAATGACGACTTATCATTCGACATTTTATTATTATTATCGTGAATATTAGTCCTGTTCTTGTCCACATTGGGCTGAGCTGCCATTGATTGCACTGATGATTGCATTGATAGTTGCCCTACTTCACGCCGACTACCCTGCATACCTTTTTGCCTACGCTCATCTCTATTGCGATAACGCGGAAATATAATCGCCCCTTCTTCATCGTAAACTCTTATCTGATTCATGAGTTGACGGTCCTGACGATACATCTGTCTCACGGCATCTAAGTCACCAACCTGTAACGCGGCAACCATGTCTTGACGCTTAACCAATAGACTGTCGATTTGCACATCCATGCGAGCCGTTAGTGCTTTTTCGACCAGCCAACGCTCCACCATGATCGATAAAATAGAGGTGATGATAATTGTTAATAATAGACTTAGAAACAAACGCCAAAATAGTGTGATTCGCACTTTAAACTTTGGGGTTTGCTTAAGCGTTTTATGGTTAATAGCTTTCTTGGAAGCGTTCATCGATAAGTCCGTCATTACAATACCAGCTGATAGCCTTTACCACGAACCGCTTTGATCGGCTCATCATGAAAAGGTTGGAGTTTTTTGCGGAGTCGTGAGACATGCACATCAAGGCTACGGTCGAACGGCTGTAATTCACGTTGTAAGACATGCTCTGACAGCCATGCTTTGCTTACCACCTCGCCTTTTTGTTTCAGTAGCGCAACCAACAAATCAAACTCTGTCCCCGTCACTTGTAGTTCTATGCCATCTATCTGACAAAGCCGCTGGTTTTGATCCAGATACAAACGACTGTCTGGTAGCGGCGTATGCTCTGATGTCGCTGCGCTGGTGCGTTTGATGACGGCATTGATACGTGCTAGCAGCTCTCTAGGATTGCAGGGTTTGGTAATATAATCATCAGCACCAAGTTCAAGCCCAATAATACGATCAATCTCCTCCCCTTTTGCCGTCAGCATGATGACAGGGATATCACTGATATTGGGCAATTGACGCAAGACACTCAATCCATCGATTTTTGGCATCATAATATCTAGCACCAGCAAATCATAAGCAGCAGCGCCATTAAGCACATTATTGCTCGCGGTTTTGAGTTTCTGTATGACAGCCTCACCATCGTGAACGCAGTCGCATGTCACCCCATGATTGTGCAAGTATTCTTGTAATAACTGGGTCAACTCTTCGTCATCATCGCCTAGTAGTATGTGTGGCACATCTTTCTCCTTAAGCGTTAGATCGCTTTATGAGCCATATTATCAGTCAATTGCTTATCGATTCGCTATAAACGTTACCTTTCTTAATACTTCATAAATGTTCGTAACCTTTAACTGTCGTAATATATCGTCTATCAGCGACAAATACTGATAACAAGCTGTGATGGATAGTGGCTATCCGGGGCACTTACTGTTCATAAGCTGATCAGATAAAAACTGACTTTTTCGCAACCAATAACGTATGCACCATAAATTAAGGTAATGATGATGAAAAAATTATTAATGGGCTCAGTATTAGCAATGTCTAGCATTTTCACCGTAACGGCTTGTACCAGTGTTAATGCAACCACTGATACCACACCAACGACCAGTAAAATGCAGCATAAAGATGGCATGAAAAAAGCCATGAACAAAGGCGGCATGAGAGGTCCAATGTCGCAGCTAGATCTAACAGCAACGCAACAAGCGCAAATCAAAGCCATCATGCAAGCACAACACGGCGATCGTAAAGCTGACCGTACAAAAAACAAAGCAGAACGGGCGCAAATGCAGCAACAGATGCAAGCATTGACCAACGCCAGCACTCTAAATACAGCCGCAGTTAATCGCTTAGCTGATCAGCAAGCGGCTAAAACCAAGCAGCGCTTCATTGAGCGAGTACAGACTCAACATGCTATCTCTCAAGTATTGACTGCTGAGCAACGCGCAAAACTTGCTACATTAAAAGCTGAAAAAATGGCAAAAGGTCATAAAGGCTCAGAGCACGGTAAAATGCATGGCAAACCACATCAAGGCATGTAATTCGTCATTAATAGGCTATTTTGCATTCATACTGAATGTCCTATAAGACTGATTATGAACACATAAAAAAGCGCATCGTATAAACGGTGCGCTTTTTAGTTTTAATGTTGGAGCTCACATTACTTTGATATGTTAATTAACTGTAAAAAGGCGCGCTCTTCAAGAATTTTGATATCTAAACCATTCTGAATCAGCTCTTCTACTTTGCGATGCTTACTGCTTTTTTCATAACCAGCAAGCAACGTTAAATCTTGAACACCAACCACAAGATAATCTAATGTCTTCGAAGCACCCGCTTTGACATTAAAACCATTTTTGGCTGCTATCTCAGCAATATCTGCTCGACTGATACTAAGATTGCC
This region of Psychrobacter sp. JCM 18902 genomic DNA includes:
- a CDS encoding response regulator transcription factor, which gives rise to MPHILLGDDDEELTQLLQEYLHNHGVTCDCVHDGEAVIQKLKTASNNVLNGAAAYDLLVLDIMMPKIDGLSVLRQLPNISDIPVIMLTAKGEEIDRIIGLELGADDYITKPCNPRELLARINAVIKRTSAATSEHTPLPDSRLYLDQNQRLCQIDGIELQVTGTEFDLLVALLKQKGEVVSKAWLSEHVLQRELQPFDRSLDVHVSRLRKKLQPFHDEPIKAVRGKGYQLVL
- a CDS encoding Spy/CpxP family protein refolding chaperone, translated to MKKLLMGSVLAMSSIFTVTACTSVNATTDTTPTTSKMQHKDGMKKAMNKGGMRGPMSQLDLTATQQAQIKAIMQAQHGDRKADRTKNKAERAQMQQQMQALTNASTLNTAAVNRLADQQAAKTKQRFIERVQTQHAISQVLTAEQRAKLATLKAEKMAKGHKGSEHGKMHGKPHQGM
- a CDS encoding YadA-like family protein, which translates into the protein MNRIYKVIWNEALSCFTAVGEYAKGRGKSSKSSVSANATINTTSNLSSTQFFRLSTIAIGMLAAGFTMSPQAFAQVNVGGGTGSGTAISSCNTNSTEANAEGSYSVAIGCEADAGQNFNLVDRGNPSFTWTGGSQNNSGSTAIGTGTEAGDVATALGTQAKAIGRSSVAIGAAAYSNGNTSLALGRQSAATADFAQAIGNVSSATGQGSLAVGHSALASGKRGIAIGSTDFENAGTVADQANVGYRANGQTQAVGNDTIAFGSNAKATADNSLAFGVGSRSNAVNGIALGSNSIANRAGGASGFVPVGADSSVIQATDSVTLGAVSVGTGAAGGNRQIVNVAAGSSASDAVNVAQLTGLSNTVANNKTKYYSVDSAAVGNANNDGATGYNAMALGGNAKATGSQTIAIGSSEFGQQTMASGEQSIAIGANVVSRGASSIAIGGDDLNFASRTNIDGSPLSPLNSGTVNEAFKSYVGKDLVETNQYDVNTEAGGAASIAIGAKSLSKGDLSTAVGVHSNTSGTASSAFGVGASASKDGSVSLGAGSTTATSASSEKTMTVGGVVYDIAGNVIDDKGMLREGAQVSVGVVGSERQIKNVAGGAVTAASTDAVNGSQLYATNEAVGNNTTTINKGFALKAADGNTVQKPLGQAVEVVGSNSNIDTRVKNGKIEVELNDNLNLGTTGSVSTGNLLNGTTVNGLGIVTGGVLTGVTTVSGAGVTVTGGSIFNPTNATLTSNGLTILNGPSITKSGVNAGNKKVVNVSNGTVSLNSKDAINGGQLFNTNQQVTTNTSNISTNTTNIGTNTDNIAKGIKFNVNDASSGGTLKKTFALGEEIKFDTDSNLTTTGLSTGDGIKLGLANNLTGLDSASFNSGVSISSTGINAGDKVISGVASGGTTETNAANIGDLNSAITGVSTSGFALKAADGNTVQKPLGQAVEVVGSNSNIDTRVKNGKIEVELNDNLNLGTTGSVSTGNLLNGTTVNGLGIVTGGVLTGVTTVSGTGVTVTGGSIFNPTNATLTSNGLTILNGPSITKSGVNAGNKRVINVDDGVNAKDAVNFSQLETTNTNVMTNTNNISTNTTNIGTNTDNIAKGIKFNVNDASSGGTLKKTFALGEEIKFDTDSNLTTTGLSTGDGIALGLSPTLTGLTSADFGGVSISTTGINANDTQIKGVKSGGNTVTNAANIGDVQMAAAGARTKVVKGTNVASVDFSTDSDTGQDVYTVNANGASVSTADANALTVSTSVKDPDTNITDYQVDLSEGSKASLVKADSAMQTVVTQINGADVKTLDKDNNTANFITGDNIILTADNGGIKVATAADLVSTSLTTGTTVVNADGVTFMGGTNQTVRLSNSGLDNGGNQITNVANGTIASDAVNFGQLQATTTTIDKGFDFDGDTGTTVNRQLGDKLTVKGGATVASDLSNGNNIGVVADGTSTLTVKLAKDLTGLNSANFGSGVSISANGLNNGGNKITNVAEATTGKDAVNFDQLSATNSLVAKGIKIGDGNSANDQQFALGDTINVTGDSNITTMASATGVQVKLNNQLNLGNEGSMQIGNSIMNSNGFTFTDNGPGRTVRLSSSGLDNGFNRITNVAAGIADTDAATVGQLNATTFALDQGWGLTAQGDVATMIKQGSAIDLNSTDGNIKVSRSADNNVSPGLRAAAPLAGVNDISFDLNPDLNLDSVTTGDTIMNNNGLTITGGPSVTKAGINAADTKITNVVNGDVSEGSKDAINGGQLYAQGSGISSIIGGETVYNPVDGTFTNSNIGGTGQNSIDGAIASIKQGEVVINENIQANTTNIQTNTTNIATNKANIDTNTTNIKVNKDKIDAGLNFGADSGATINKPVGDGSVLSFTGGNNITTTAAGSSIKFDLNGDINIDSVKTGNTTINNNGVSIVGGPSMTASGINAAGNKITDVADGMAPRDAVNMGQLDAVSQRLGNNMNELGYKIGEVEDDANAGISAAMAMSSLPQAYIAGKSLIGGGIGTYNGESAVAIGFSKLSNDGRWVMKVNGTADTQGNAGGSIGAGFHFD
- a CDS encoding sensor histidine kinase, which gives rise to MNASKKAINHKTLKQTPKFKVRITLFWRLFLSLLLTIIITSILSIMVERWLVEKALTARMDVQIDSLLVKRQDMVAALQVGDLDAVRQMYRQDRQLMNQIRVYDEEGAIIFPRYRNRDERRQKGMQGSRREVGQLSMQSSVQSMAAQPNVDKNRTNIHDNNNKMSNDKSSFLNHILQPMMPNSATLADFDSRPELADVTVVLPDEQSVIIQLRPHLRFADVMALQRGNFPIRLLFILVFSVLVCIWLSRTMTQRIRRVQNTVHRLIDGDYQTHPDLSKMGDDELGLLAKDVAKLSKRLAESELARKQMLSDISHELRSPLARLDVATELTRDFAPNASRYLDRIDKESARMNELIEQIIHIQSLQMQQYTIDNIENEAVDISDIISEIGQDVCFEFQHKNVRWQWQPSHALVADASSTTDSTTPWTVLGNQEQLHSALENVIRNAFMHTASDSTVIADIKKVEMEGNKPALQISITDEGGGIADKDLARIFQPFVRLDSARHRETGGYGLGLAIVHAVVMAHKGQIHVYNRQDDIQGLVMQITLPVNSEGD